The following are from one region of the Caldicellulosiruptoraceae bacterium PP1 genome:
- a CDS encoding RAMP superfamily CRISPR-associated protein: MEKITYKITLQVLTPFSICFGAGKEEGISNKIIRNNSGYPYIPASTIKGLVRYYYSYLFEKGHIESANGLCRCNVCKIFGSQGNMPSRIFFEDLNFEKDDSLGTPVVSTKASIAIDRYRRAVRNKALFTQEMVENGIFSGRIILYLDSDEIHLKKQIEMAIKMIDRIGSSKSRGLGSVKVLLKEVK; the protein is encoded by the coding sequence TTGGAAAAAATAACATATAAAATTACTTTGCAAGTGTTAACGCCATTTTCAATATGTTTTGGTGCAGGGAAAGAAGAAGGTATTAGTAATAAAATTATTAGAAACAACAGTGGTTACCCATATATACCTGCTTCAACAATTAAAGGATTAGTGAGATACTATTATTCATACTTATTTGAGAAAGGTCATATAGAATCAGCAAATGGTTTATGTAGATGTAATGTGTGCAAAATATTTGGTTCTCAAGGGAATATGCCTTCAAGAATATTCTTTGAAGATTTAAACTTTGAAAAAGATGATAGCTTAGGAACTCCGGTAGTAAGCACCAAAGCAAGTATTGCTATTGATAGATACAGAAGAGCTGTAAGAAATAAAGCATTATTTACCCAAGAAATGGTTGAGAATGGTATATTTTCTGGCAGAATAATACTTTATTTGGATTCTGATGAAATTCATTTAAAAAAACAAATTGAAATGGCCATAAAAATGATTGATAGAATTGGTTCAAGCAAAAGCAGAGGATTAGGCAGTGTTAAAGTGCTTCTCAAGGAGGTCAAATAA